A stretch of Sulfitobacter sp. THAF37 DNA encodes these proteins:
- a CDS encoding Lrp/AsnC ligand binding domain-containing protein, whose amino-acid sequence MKNDIFELDRFDRSILAVLAEDGRISITDLAKRIGLSKSPTQARLRRLEETGVIIGYRALLDPIRLGLDHVAFVEVRLNDTREAALRAFNAAVAKVPEIEQAHMIASHFDYLLKVRTPDMSAYRRFLGETISSLPHVSNTSTYVAMEAVKETMLADSA is encoded by the coding sequence GTGAAAAATGACATTTTTGAGCTGGACCGTTTCGACCGGTCGATTCTGGCCGTCCTCGCTGAGGATGGCCGCATCAGCATCACCGACCTTGCCAAGCGGATCGGCCTGTCCAAATCCCCCACCCAAGCCCGCCTGCGGCGGCTGGAGGAAACCGGGGTGATCATCGGCTACCGGGCGCTGCTCGACCCGATCCGGCTGGGGCTGGATCACGTCGCCTTTGTCGAGGTACGGCTCAACGACACCCGCGAGGCGGCGCTCAGGGCCTTCAACGCGGCGGTGGCCAAAGTGCCCGAGATCGAACAGGCGCATATGATCGCAAGTCACTTCGATTACCTGCTCAAGGTGCGCACACCCGACATGTCCGCCTATCGCAGGTTCCTGGGAGAGACGATATCAAGCCTGCCCCATGTGTCAAACACCTCTACCTATGTGGCGATGGAAGCGGTGAAGGAGACCATGCTGGCGGATAGTGCTTGA
- a CDS encoding carbohydrate kinase: MILCCGEALIDMIPAPTLTGADGFVPHVGGAIFNTAIALGRLGAPTGMLTGLSTDMFGQQLAAALGESQVDTSRIITSDRPTTLAFVRLDGGHATYTFFDERSAGRMLTPQDMPVLNADVSALYLGGISLACEPGADAYAALLKSEGPNRPVMIDPNIRPGFIDDVSAYRARLDTAMTQADVVKVSDEDLGWLVSGQAPLKDKAMTLLDRGPAAVILTRGGKGATGYLKSGAEVDVPALRAEVVDTVGAGDTFNAGVLANLHETGNLTKTGVSEMSPEVLRRAIEFGAKVAAITVSRAGANPPWASEVAG, encoded by the coding sequence ATGATATTATGCTGCGGTGAAGCCTTGATTGACATGATCCCCGCCCCGACCCTGACAGGGGCGGACGGGTTCGTGCCGCACGTCGGCGGGGCCATATTCAACACCGCCATAGCCTTGGGCCGGCTCGGGGCGCCGACCGGGATGCTGACCGGTCTGTCGACGGACATGTTCGGCCAACAGCTTGCCGCGGCACTGGGCGAAAGCCAGGTGGATACGTCGCGGATCATCACCTCCGACCGGCCGACGACGCTGGCCTTCGTGCGGCTCGACGGCGGCCACGCGACCTATACGTTCTTCGACGAACGCTCTGCGGGGCGGATGTTGACGCCGCAGGACATGCCGGTCCTGAACGCAGACGTGTCCGCGCTTTACCTCGGCGGGATCAGCCTGGCGTGCGAGCCGGGCGCCGATGCCTATGCCGCGCTGCTGAAAAGCGAGGGGCCGAACCGCCCGGTCATGATCGACCCGAATATCCGACCGGGATTCATTGATGACGTCTCCGCCTACCGGGCGCGCCTCGACACGGCCATGACGCAGGCAGATGTCGTCAAGGTTTCCGACGAGGACCTTGGCTGGCTGGTCTCAGGACAGGCGCCACTGAAAGACAAGGCCATGACCCTGCTTGACAGGGGGCCTGCCGCGGTAATCCTCACCCGCGGCGGGAAGGGTGCGACCGGCTATCTGAAATCGGGCGCCGAAGTCGATGTTCCTGCCCTCCGCGCAGAGGTTGTGGACACGGTCGGCGCCGGTGACACGTTCAACGCGGGCGTGCTGGCAAACCTTCATGAGACCGGGAACCTGACCAAGACGGGGGTATCGGAGATGTCGCCGGAGGTGCTGCGGCGCGCCATCGAGTTTGGCGCCAAAGTTGCGGCGATCACGGTATCGCGCGCCGGGGCAAACCCGCCCTGGGCCAGCGAAGTCGCAGGTTAG
- a CDS encoding Hint domain-containing protein: MTLQDDDDAFFEVPDQTGDNQTATLDGTEVTINSIQTALGAQLITVLDGGVEVQLSLTPVRVTVETGLFDTSYIYFPDLPEGAEITVGLSLSVLFPNDYDVPLCLAHDTLVRTPGGLRQIGDIRHGDLVDTVDEGPQDVKWVGLRDIDFNRMPEMRKHRPILIRKGAFGDGHPYRDLVVSPQHAIVFDSWEAAYLTGTEESMVPARALVNGTSVVQMHDCERVTYCHLLFDRHQVIWAHGMPVESLYLGDLAVDTIRYENRQELHDVFPDLAQVQNRFKQRARPRMKSPEAAVLMHAFAMQHNTTWRA; the protein is encoded by the coding sequence TTGACACTCCAAGACGACGACGATGCCTTTTTCGAGGTGCCCGACCAGACGGGCGACAACCAGACAGCGACCCTCGACGGCACCGAAGTCACCATCAACAGCATCCAGACCGCCCTTGGCGCGCAGTTGATCACCGTTCTGGACGGCGGCGTTGAAGTTCAACTGTCATTGACGCCTGTCCGCGTTACCGTCGAGACCGGGCTGTTCGACACCAGCTACATCTATTTCCCGGACCTGCCGGAAGGCGCGGAAATCACGGTCGGCCTGTCGCTGTCCGTGCTGTTCCCCAACGATTACGATGTGCCGCTTTGTCTGGCCCACGACACTCTTGTCAGGACACCGGGCGGGTTGCGTCAGATCGGGGATATCCGTCATGGCGATCTTGTCGACACCGTCGATGAGGGGCCGCAGGATGTCAAATGGGTCGGCCTCCGCGACATCGACTTCAACAGGATGCCTGAAATGCGCAAGCACAGGCCGATCCTGATCCGCAAGGGCGCTTTTGGCGATGGCCACCCCTATCGCGATCTCGTGGTGTCGCCGCAGCATGCCATCGTCTTTGACAGCTGGGAAGCGGCCTATCTGACAGGAACGGAAGAGTCGATGGTCCCCGCCAGGGCGCTGGTCAACGGGACAAGCGTCGTCCAGATGCACGATTGCGAGCGCGTGACCTATTGCCACCTGCTGTTCGACCGGCATCAGGTGATCTGGGCACACGGGATGCCTGTCGAAAGCCTGTATCTGGGGGATCTTGCGGTCGATACGATCAGGTACGAGAACCGGCAGGAACTTCACGACGTCTTTCCAGACCTCGCGCAGGTGCAAAATAGGTTCAAGCAGCGGGCCAGGCCCAGAATGAAGTCGCCCGAAGCGGCTGTCCTGATGCATGCCTTCGCCATGCAGCACAACACGACGTGGAGGGCATGA
- a CDS encoding ABC transporter permease, producing MSSGDNYEAAASKSATDVARFDETSGGFVTRIHHALHVTPALVPLIVLVASIIVFGVLLGSRFFSPFALTLILQQVQIVGIVAAAQSLVILTAGIDLSVGAIAVISSVVMGQFTFRYGLPAEVAVACGLAFGTLIGTLNGWLVAVMKLPPFIVTLGMWQIVLAANFLYSANETIRSQEIAAEAPLLQLLGMKFKLGGAIFTLGVVFLLVLVVLLAYVLKHTAWGRHVYAVGDDPDAAELSGVDVRKTIISVYAIAGLICAFAGWALIGRIGSVSPTSGQLLNIESITAVVIGGISLFGGRGSILGTFFGALIVGVFTLGLRLAGADAQWTYLLIGVLIIAAVAVDQWIRKVAA from the coding sequence ATGTCCAGCGGAGATAACTACGAGGCCGCAGCCTCGAAAAGCGCGACCGATGTTGCGCGTTTCGATGAAACCTCTGGCGGATTTGTCACCAGGATACACCATGCCCTGCATGTGACCCCGGCGCTTGTGCCGCTGATCGTCCTTGTGGCGTCCATCATCGTTTTCGGGGTGCTGCTGGGGTCGCGGTTCTTTTCCCCCTTCGCGCTGACGCTGATCCTGCAGCAGGTGCAGATCGTCGGGATCGTCGCCGCGGCGCAGAGCCTCGTCATCCTGACCGCCGGGATCGACCTGAGCGTCGGGGCCATCGCCGTCATTTCCTCTGTCGTCATGGGGCAGTTCACGTTCCGCTATGGCCTGCCCGCGGAAGTCGCCGTTGCCTGCGGCCTTGCCTTCGGCACCTTGATCGGGACCCTCAACGGCTGGCTCGTCGCGGTGATGAAGCTGCCGCCCTTCATCGTCACGCTCGGCATGTGGCAGATCGTGCTGGCCGCGAACTTCCTTTATTCCGCGAATGAAACGATCCGCAGCCAGGAGATCGCCGCCGAAGCCCCCCTGCTGCAGCTGCTGGGCATGAAATTCAAACTGGGCGGCGCGATCTTTACGCTTGGCGTGGTCTTCCTGCTGGTCCTCGTTGTCCTGCTTGCCTATGTGCTCAAGCACACCGCCTGGGGCAGACATGTCTACGCCGTCGGCGACGACCCCGACGCGGCCGAACTGTCCGGCGTCGATGTCAGGAAAACGATCATCTCGGTTTACGCCATCGCGGGCCTGATCTGCGCTTTCGCGGGCTGGGCCCTGATCGGGCGGATCGGGTCGGTCTCTCCGACCTCGGGTCAATTGCTGAATATCGAGAGCATTACCGCTGTCGTGATTGGCGGGATCTCCCTCTTCGGGGGGCGCGGGTCCATCCTGGGTACGTTTTTCGGTGCCCTGATCGTCGGCGTCTTCACGCTGGGTCTGCGTCTGGCGGGCGCGGACGCGCAATGGACATATCTGCTGATCGGCGTGCTGATCATCGCCGCGGTCGCGGTGGACCAATGGATTAGAAAGGTGGCAGCCTGA
- a CDS encoding D-lyxose/D-mannose family sugar isomerase, giving the protein MKRSEINSRLQDAAAMFDRHGVSLPPFAQWTPAEFVARQDSAAHLIRSRCGWDVTDYGAGRFDEMGLVLFTLRNGLLSDLNAGRGMCYAEKLLISRRDQISPMHTHRVKAEDIINRGGGTLVVELFGSDAGGHLDPQGGGAVMCDGLPVTFGAGDKLRLAPGESVTLRPGDWHAFWAEQADVLIGEVSTVNDDETDNIFHDPISRFSQIDEDAEPAHLLVSDYAACFTAE; this is encoded by the coding sequence ATGAAGCGGTCTGAAATCAATTCACGTCTCCAAGACGCCGCCGCGATGTTCGACCGGCACGGCGTCAGCCTGCCGCCCTTTGCGCAGTGGACCCCGGCCGAATTTGTCGCGCGTCAGGACAGCGCCGCGCATCTGATCCGTTCGCGCTGCGGTTGGGATGTCACCGACTACGGCGCGGGGCGTTTTGACGAAATGGGGCTGGTTCTGTTCACTTTGCGCAACGGTCTGTTGAGCGATCTGAACGCCGGGCGCGGCATGTGCTACGCCGAGAAGCTGCTGATCTCGCGCCGCGACCAGATCTCGCCGATGCACACCCACCGCGTCAAAGCCGAAGATATCATCAACCGTGGGGGCGGCACGCTGGTGGTCGAACTCTTCGGCTCCGATGCCGGCGGGCACCTGGACCCGCAGGGCGGCGGTGCCGTGATGTGCGACGGTCTGCCGGTGACGTTCGGGGCGGGTGACAAACTGCGGCTCGCGCCGGGCGAAAGCGTCACGTTGCGCCCCGGCGACTGGCACGCCTTCTGGGCCGAACAGGCGGATGTCCTGATCGGCGAGGTCAGCACCGTCAATGACGACGAAACCGATAACATCTTTCACGACCCGATCTCGCGGTTTTCGCAGATTGACGAGGATGCAGAGCCCGCGCACCTGCTGGTCAGCGACTACGCCGCGTGTTTTACGGCAGAGTGA
- a CDS encoding efflux RND transporter periplasmic adaptor subunit: MTKTEDVKQERQVLSFESDRGASRSIWVAAGILVAIVAWMGSGFILPSEDGASPDAAAEDPAPVAVAIRKSQAEAVTLFFQAEGQAQPDRDTAIRAEASGDVAEVLVEKGSDVSQGDIIARLASDRVEADLNRALEEQSRAQREFDNASELLERGVGTQDRLSQAQATLASAKAAVTAAQEALDSTNVVAPFDGRIETLSLDAGEYISAGSDIGRIVDNRPLTVTLQVPQQALRRIQNGQKADVSFITGEEREGRVTFVGTSASAETRTFLAEIEVDNEDGAIPAGISAEIRIPTGERQAHFISPSVVSLAPDGVTGVKTVEDGVVVFHEIEVVRAEVDGIWVTGLPEEARIITIGQGFVRNGETVEARPELTAEADAEQAAETQQ; encoded by the coding sequence ATGACCAAGACCGAAGATGTAAAGCAAGAGCGCCAGGTGCTGTCCTTTGAAAGCGACAGGGGGGCGTCCCGTTCGATATGGGTCGCGGCGGGTATTCTTGTCGCCATCGTGGCGTGGATGGGCAGCGGTTTCATCCTGCCGTCCGAAGACGGCGCCAGCCCCGATGCGGCGGCGGAGGATCCCGCACCTGTTGCGGTCGCCATCCGCAAGTCGCAGGCCGAAGCCGTCACGCTGTTCTTTCAGGCCGAAGGGCAGGCCCAGCCCGACCGGGATACCGCGATCCGCGCCGAAGCATCGGGGGACGTGGCAGAGGTGCTGGTCGAAAAAGGCAGCGACGTGTCCCAGGGGGACATCATCGCACGCCTTGCCAGCGACCGTGTCGAAGCCGACCTGAACCGCGCGCTTGAGGAACAAAGCCGGGCGCAGCGGGAATTCGACAATGCGTCGGAACTGCTTGAACGCGGTGTCGGCACGCAGGACCGCTTGTCACAGGCGCAGGCCACGCTCGCATCGGCGAAGGCCGCGGTGACAGCGGCGCAAGAGGCGCTCGACAGCACCAATGTCGTGGCACCCTTCGATGGCCGGATCGAAACCCTCTCGCTCGACGCGGGCGAGTATATTTCAGCCGGCAGCGATATCGGCCGCATCGTCGACAACCGGCCCTTGACCGTCACCCTGCAGGTGCCGCAGCAGGCGTTGCGGCGCATCCAGAACGGTCAGAAGGCCGATGTGTCCTTCATCACCGGCGAAGAACGCGAGGGGCGCGTGACGTTCGTCGGCACCTCCGCCTCGGCTGAGACCCGAACCTTTCTTGCCGAGATCGAAGTGGACAACGAAGACGGCGCCATCCCCGCGGGTATTTCCGCCGAAATCCGCATCCCGACCGGCGAGCGGCAAGCGCATTTCATATCGCCCTCCGTGGTGTCCCTCGCGCCGGATGGGGTGACGGGGGTCAAGACCGTCGAGGACGGCGTGGTGGTCTTCCACGAGATCGAGGTGGTCCGTGCCGAAGTCGACGGCATCTGGGTCACTGGCCTGCCCGAAGAGGCGCGGATCATCACCATCGGACAGGGGTTCGTGCGCAATGGCGAGACCGTCGAAGCCCGCCCCGAACTGACCGCAGAGGCAGACGCGGAACAGGCCGCGGAGACACAGCAATGA
- a CDS encoding sugar ABC transporter substrate-binding protein, giving the protein MKKLIAGTALGLIAMAGTASADAHSVSACLITKTDTNPFFVKMREGAQAKAEELGMELNTYAGKIDGDHETQVAAIETCIANGAKGILLTPSDTSSIVPAVQQARDAGILVIALDTPLDPIDAADMTFATDNFLAGELIGKWAAATLGDEAQNAKIAMLDLAVSQPTVGVLRDQGFLQGFGIDLGDPSKWGDETDPRIVGNDVTAGNEEGGRKAMENLLAQDQDINVVYTINEPAAAGAYEVLKDIGRENDVLIVSVDGGCPGVQNIEDGVIGATSQQYPLLMASKGIEAIAAFAEDGTKPQATEGKDFFDTGVALVTDQPVEGVDSISVAEGKDLCWG; this is encoded by the coding sequence ATGAAGAAACTTATCGCCGGGACCGCGCTGGGTCTGATCGCAATGGCAGGCACCGCATCGGCTGATGCGCATTCCGTATCGGCCTGCCTGATCACGAAGACGGACACCAACCCCTTTTTCGTCAAGATGCGCGAAGGTGCGCAGGCCAAGGCCGAAGAGCTGGGCATGGAGCTGAACACCTACGCGGGCAAGATCGACGGCGACCATGAAACGCAGGTGGCCGCGATTGAAACCTGCATCGCCAACGGCGCGAAGGGGATCCTCCTGACACCGTCCGACACGTCCTCCATCGTGCCCGCCGTGCAGCAGGCGCGCGACGCCGGTATCCTTGTGATCGCGCTCGATACGCCGCTTGATCCGATCGACGCTGCCGACATGACATTCGCGACCGACAACTTTCTGGCGGGCGAACTGATTGGCAAATGGGCTGCCGCAACGCTGGGTGACGAAGCGCAGAACGCAAAGATCGCCATGCTTGACCTGGCCGTCAGCCAGCCGACCGTCGGCGTCTTGCGCGACCAGGGTTTCCTGCAGGGCTTTGGCATCGACCTGGGCGATCCCAGCAAATGGGGCGATGAGACCGATCCGCGTATCGTCGGCAACGACGTGACCGCCGGCAACGAGGAAGGCGGCCGCAAGGCGATGGAGAACCTTCTGGCGCAGGATCAGGACATCAACGTGGTCTACACGATCAACGAACCTGCCGCGGCGGGCGCCTATGAAGTGCTCAAGGACATCGGCCGCGAGAACGACGTCCTGATCGTTTCCGTCGATGGCGGTTGCCCCGGCGTGCAGAACATCGAGGACGGCGTGATCGGCGCGACCTCGCAGCAGTACCCGCTGCTGATGGCGTCCAAGGGGATCGAGGCAATCGCGGCCTTTGCCGAGGACGGCACAAAGCCGCAGGCGACGGAAGGCAAGGATTTCTTCGACACCGGCGTCGCGCTGGTCACGGACCAGCCGGTCGAGGGTGTCGACAGCATCAGCGTCGCCGAGGGCAAGGACCTCTGCTGGGGTTGA
- a CDS encoding ROK family transcriptional regulator, producing MNKTDQISAARRTDQSGLRNVNERLILSQLQRHGAMPGSDLARQTGLSAQTVSVILRKLKSDGLTRQGKPVRGKVGKPSVPIALNPLGALSVGCKLGRRSCDLIVMDFCGATLFKRNLTYDIAIPQTVFAFLADSYADARAQIGPKAAERLCGFGIAAPFEIWKWGASDGNTPEDFLSWKDLSFEEEVARFTDLPVFMLNDATSACWAEQLYGRGRDFSDYAYFFVSTFIGGGIVLNQSVYEGSRGNAGSFAPLRVGNRAGQTRQLLDVASVHVLEDALAKAGKDYRELWRQPQDWSRFEAEVSDWIDGAAHAIAQACMSACAVIDFEAVIIDGALPQDVRHRLVEAVRVKLPDEDSRGLLVPEVAEGVIGGEARALGAACDPIYSQFFTTTQLV from the coding sequence ATGAACAAGACTGACCAGATAAGCGCCGCGCGGCGCACGGATCAAAGCGGGCTGCGCAATGTGAACGAGCGGCTCATCCTGTCCCAGTTGCAGCGTCATGGCGCGATGCCCGGCAGCGATCTGGCCCGGCAGACCGGCCTGTCCGCTCAGACCGTTTCGGTCATTCTCCGCAAGCTCAAAAGCGACGGTCTGACACGACAGGGCAAGCCGGTGCGCGGCAAGGTCGGCAAGCCTTCGGTGCCGATTGCGCTGAACCCGCTCGGGGCGCTCTCGGTCGGGTGCAAACTGGGTCGGCGCAGCTGCGATCTGATCGTCATGGACTTCTGCGGCGCAACTCTGTTCAAGCGCAATCTGACCTACGACATCGCCATTCCGCAGACTGTCTTTGCGTTTCTCGCGGACAGCTATGCCGACGCGCGTGCACAGATCGGCCCCAAGGCCGCGGAACGGCTGTGCGGTTTCGGCATCGCGGCCCCCTTCGAAATCTGGAAATGGGGCGCCTCGGACGGCAACACGCCGGAGGATTTCCTGTCCTGGAAGGATCTGTCATTCGAAGAGGAAGTCGCCCGGTTCACCGATCTGCCCGTGTTCATGCTGAACGACGCCACCAGCGCATGCTGGGCCGAACAGCTCTACGGGCGAGGGCGGGACTTCAGCGACTATGCCTATTTCTTCGTCTCCACCTTCATCGGCGGCGGTATCGTGCTGAACCAGTCCGTGTACGAAGGAAGCAGGGGAAACGCGGGGTCCTTCGCGCCGTTGCGGGTCGGAAACCGCGCTGGTCAGACCAGACAGCTGCTCGATGTGGCTTCCGTTCATGTTCTTGAAGATGCCCTTGCCAAGGCCGGAAAAGATTACCGGGAACTTTGGAGACAACCGCAGGACTGGTCCCGCTTCGAGGCAGAGGTCAGCGACTGGATCGACGGCGCGGCCCATGCGATTGCACAGGCCTGCATGTCCGCCTGCGCGGTCATCGACTTCGAGGCGGTGATCATCGACGGTGCGCTGCCTCAGGACGTGCGCCACCGACTGGTCGAAGCCGTGCGCGTCAAGCTCCCCGACGAAGACAGCCGCGGATTGCTCGTGCCGGAGGTCGCCGAGGGCGTCATCGGAGGCGAAGCACGCGCGCTGGGTGCGGCCTGCGATCCGATCTACAGCCAGTTTTTCACCACGACGCAACTCGTCTGA
- a CDS encoding ATP-binding cassette domain-containing protein translates to MEPMLKARGLVKRYGKVTALDHCDFDLMPGEIMAIIGDNGAGKSSLIKALSGAVVPDDGTVMLEGKEVHFRSPIDARHAGIETVYQTLAMSPALSIADNMFMGRELRKPGFRGSVLRQLDRKRMEEVAREKLSDLGLMTIQNINQAVETLSGGQRQGVAVARAAAFGSKVIILDEPTAALGVKESRKVLELILEVKSRGIPIILISHNMPHVFEVADRIHVHRLGKRLCLIDPKAHSMSDAVAYMTGAAVPEAA, encoded by the coding sequence ATGGAACCGATGTTGAAAGCCCGTGGACTGGTCAAACGCTACGGCAAGGTGACGGCCCTCGATCACTGTGATTTCGATCTGATGCCGGGCGAGATCATGGCCATCATCGGTGACAACGGGGCTGGCAAAAGCTCTTTGATCAAGGCGCTTTCGGGTGCGGTCGTGCCCGACGACGGGACCGTCATGCTGGAGGGCAAGGAGGTTCACTTCCGCTCTCCGATCGACGCGCGGCACGCGGGCATCGAAACGGTCTACCAGACCCTGGCCATGTCCCCTGCCCTGTCCATCGCGGACAACATGTTCATGGGGCGGGAACTGCGCAAACCGGGGTTCCGGGGATCCGTCCTGCGACAGCTCGACCGCAAGCGCATGGAGGAAGTCGCCCGTGAAAAGCTGTCGGACCTCGGGCTGATGACGATCCAGAACATCAACCAGGCGGTGGAAACCCTGTCAGGCGGGCAGCGACAGGGCGTCGCCGTGGCGCGGGCGGCGGCCTTCGGCTCCAAGGTCATCATACTGGATGAACCGACGGCCGCCCTGGGGGTAAAGGAAAGCCGCAAGGTTCTTGAGCTGATCCTCGAAGTCAAAAGCCGCGGTATTCCGATCATCCTGATCAGCCACAACATGCCGCACGTCTTCGAAGTCGCCGACCGCATCCACGTCCACCGACTTGGCAAGCGGCTGTGTCTGATCGACCCGAAGGCGCATTCGATGTCCGACGCCGTGGCCTATATGACAGGCGCCGCCGTGCCTGAAGCCGCTTAG
- a CDS encoding phosphoribulokinase yields MLTDLSDRIRATPFSGTRRLVALVGAPASGKSTLAEALAEKDQTMQVVPMDGFHLDNAILSDRGLLRRKGAPETFDVAGFVHLVKRLGVEDDVVFPLFDRARDQSIAGAGAIRPDTQTVLVEGNYLMLDQPGWRDLAPLWDLSVRIDVPLDVLRDRLLQRWADHGYSPAEAAEKANGNDLPNAALVLENGLPCDVVVADNQLCNAGPPTPNVMKKVE; encoded by the coding sequence ATGCTCACCGATCTGTCCGACAGGATCAGGGCGACCCCTTTCAGCGGGACGCGGCGGCTGGTTGCCCTGGTCGGTGCCCCGGCAAGCGGGAAGTCGACACTGGCAGAGGCGCTGGCCGAAAAGGACCAGACCATGCAGGTCGTCCCGATGGACGGCTTCCACCTGGACAACGCCATTCTGTCCGATCGCGGGTTATTGCGCCGCAAAGGCGCGCCGGAAACCTTCGATGTTGCGGGTTTCGTGCATCTGGTCAAACGGCTCGGGGTCGAGGATGACGTGGTGTTTCCGCTTTTTGACCGGGCGCGCGACCAATCCATCGCCGGCGCGGGGGCGATCAGGCCCGACACGCAGACAGTCCTCGTGGAGGGCAATTATCTGATGCTGGACCAGCCGGGGTGGCGGGATCTGGCACCGCTGTGGGACCTCTCCGTGCGGATTGACGTCCCGCTTGATGTCTTGCGGGATCGTCTGCTGCAACGCTGGGCCGATCACGGCTACAGTCCGGCGGAGGCGGCAGAAAAGGCAAACGGCAACGATCTGCCGAACGCGGCGCTCGTGCTTGAGAACGGGCTGCCCTGCGATGTCGTTGTTGCCGACAATCAGCTTTGCAACGCAGGGCCGCCCACCCCGAATGTCATGAAGAAGGTCGAATGA
- a CDS encoding tetratricopeptide repeat protein, with the protein MRNLALALVLFPVIGLADCPAPPDVRSEMLNLIAKSQAAETYTDGRRISGEMWQVWLRAPDEAAQEVLDTGLRRRDSYDFAGALAEFDRLTDYCPDYAEGFNQRAYIHFLQENYEAALADLDIALGLQPLHIAAQSGRALTLMNLGRIEAARAQLLEAVGNNPWLSEAALLAEGAPLGPRGRDI; encoded by the coding sequence ATGCGAAATCTTGCTCTTGCCCTCGTTCTTTTTCCCGTCATCGGCCTTGCCGATTGTCCCGCGCCGCCCGATGTGCGGTCGGAAATGCTGAACCTCATCGCCAAATCGCAGGCGGCAGAGACCTACACCGACGGGCGCCGCATCTCAGGCGAAATGTGGCAGGTCTGGCTTCGCGCCCCGGACGAGGCCGCGCAGGAGGTGCTGGACACCGGGCTGCGGCGGCGTGACTCCTATGACTTCGCGGGCGCGCTGGCAGAGTTCGACCGCCTGACGGACTACTGCCCCGACTACGCCGAAGGCTTCAACCAGCGCGCCTACATCCATTTTCTGCAAGAGAATTACGAGGCCGCGCTGGCCGATCTCGACATCGCGCTGGGCCTGCAACCGCTGCACATCGCCGCCCAATCGGGTCGGGCGCTGACCCTGATGAACCTGGGCCGTATCGAGGCGGCCCGCGCGCAGCTTCTGGAAGCGGTCGGCAACAATCCCTGGCTATCGGAGGCGGCATTGCTGGCCGAGGGCGCACCGCTTGGCCCCAGGGGGCGGGACATCTGA